A genomic window from Rhinoraja longicauda isolate Sanriku21f unplaced genomic scaffold, sRhiLon1.1 Scf000895, whole genome shotgun sequence includes:
- the LOC144591351 gene encoding neurotrophin-4-like, with protein sequence MAPFHYTMMALYLGQVRTAPVQSSGAARGGPVLEEGEADGDEVVLDVAGKEWDFYSPRVVLAPRPPGDPPLLFIMEESLGQSAVANRTARARRQSGPAGPAGVDPSRRGDLSVCDSSSQWVTDRRVAVDVLGKVVTILTDVPTSTGPLKQYFYETKCNERSSTAQGGCRGVDKRHWISECKTKQSYVRALTVDTLKRTGWRWIRIDTSCVCTLINRTGRL encoded by the coding sequence ATGGCCCCTTTTCACTACACCATGATGGCGTTGTATCTCGGGCAGGTCCGGACGGCTCCGGTGCAGTCGAGCGGCGCGGCGCGGGGCGGGCCGGTGCTGGAGGAGGGCGAGGCGGACGGTGATGAGGTGGTGCTGGACGTGGCGGGCAAGGAATGGGACTTCTATTCGCCGCGGGTGGTGCTGGCGCCGCGGCCGCCTGGTGACCCGCCGCTACTGTTCATCATGGAGGAGTCTCTCGGTCAGAGCGCCGTGGCCAACAGGACAGCGCGGGCGAGGAGGCAGTCGGGGCCGGCGGGGCCGGCGGGCGTGGACCCGTCCCGGAGAGGTGACCTGTCGGTGTGTGACAGCAGCAGTCAGTGGGTGACGGACCGGCGGGTGGCTGTGGACGTTCTGGGCAAAGTGGTCACCATCCTGACCGACGTGCCCACCTCCACCGGCCCACTCAAACAGTACTTCTACGAGACCAAATGTAACGAGCGCTCGTCCACGGCGCAGGGCGGCTGCAGGGGCGTAGACAAGCGCCACTGGATCTCCGAGTGCAAGACCAAACAGTCGTACGTGCGAGCTCTGACAGTGGACACGTTGAAGCGCACGGGGTGGCGCTGGATCCGGATAGATACCTCGTGTGTGTGTACACTTATCAACCGGACAGGCAGACTGTGA